From Solanum lycopersicum chromosome 8, SLM_r2.1, the proteins below share one genomic window:
- the LOC101246739 gene encoding LOW QUALITY PROTEIN: disease resistance protein At4g27190-like (The sequence of the model RefSeq protein was modified relative to this genomic sequence to represent the inferred CDS: deleted 2 bases in 1 codon) has protein sequence MIRYASSACGGTGGVGKTTLVKNLNNELLKIKVSNSKLSFGVVIWVTVPKPPIDIRKVQEQIARRLNLKVDNEGNLITIACEIYERLKQEKCFLLILDDVWEAIDLDDVGVPQPEDPSRSKIIVTSRFLDVCRQMNTRADTEVNVSTLEEDESWRLFVKNAGDVANLEGIQPLAKEIARECGGLPLAITVIGTSMRGKTRVELWKDALKSLRMSEPHNKDVEKKVYMVIKSSFDSLESQDIELSSGQRSKHGNKKRGDIKSCFLYCSLYPLDIPTDDLINCWLAEGFLGEHDTYEEAYNRGITTIRSLVDACLLETHEMDFVKMHDVVRDVAKWIANTFGDDYTCVFQAGIGLTEISHIKVSASVNRISFVSNKIQCLPDCFTECPEATSLLLQDNEPLVKIPNEFFWSFPALRVVNLSATGIRALPCSINSLRQLRALILQNCKGLKELPPIGNLCNLQLLDCDNTRLRCLPQGMDKLTNLRLLNMPESDLESSISQGFFLKLSSVEIINMTGSCLGSTSFDEISSLHNLTSLYIRSDSSSIFNRDHTWMTRLKRFRIEVGKTSMYVPFNKSRREIIVSKCEIFSSRVVSGMFQFASHLYFEEFIGFRKLFAYNSFDGLKSLHVESCSCDIGSAEDPLPNLEHLSLVYVDNLKSVSDFGHLRFSKLRRLDINICDSLTCLFNVSVGFSVPLEEITISYCEELVELFVRCSASQIPRVRKLVLRYLPKLGTLGEPWEHLEELKVISCNEIRKLPLSSTSNNIKVIRGTPDWWSHLEWDDEKFKSNLDHCFTESYW, from the exons GTATGCATCATCGGCGTGTGGGGGTACAGGAGGAGTTGGGAAAACAACATTGGTGAAGAATCTGAACAATGAGCTTCTAAAGATTAAGGTTTCAAATTCGAAACTTTCTTTTGGTGTTGTGATATGGGTTACAGTGCCGAAACCACCAATAGATATAAGAAAGGTTCAAGAACAAATTGCGAGAAGATTAAACCTAAAGGTGGATAACGAGGGAAATTTAATAACCATTGCTTGCGAAATCTATGAAAGGCTCAAGCAAGAAAAATGTTTCCTTCTCATACTGGATGATGTTTGGGAAGCTATAGATTTGGATGATGTAGGTGTGCCTCAACCTGAAGATCCCTCGAGAAGCAAGATAATTGTTACCTCTCGTTTTTTGGATGTTTGTAGGCAAATGAATACGAGAGCAGACACCGAAGTGAATGTTTCCACATTGGAGGAGGATGAGTCTTGGCGACTGTTTGTCAAAAATGCGGGAGATGTTGCCAATCTGGAGGGCATTCAGCCACTGGCAAAGGAAATCGCAAGAGAGTGTGGCGGTTTACCTTTGGCAATCACTGTTATTGGAACATCTATGAGAGGCAAGACAAGGGTCGAGCTCTGGAAAGATGCTTTGAAATCACTTAGAATGTCCGAGCCTCATAACAAAGACGTAGAAAAAAAGGTCTACATGGTCATCAAATCAAGTTTTGATTCTTTAGAATCTCAGGATATTGAATTATCCTCAGGGCAAAGAAGCAAACATGGAAACAAAAAGAGAGGTGACATTAAAAGTTGTTTCTTGTATTGCTCGTTATATCCACTGGATATTCCAACGGATGATCTCATAAATTGCTGGTTGGCAGAGGGGTTCCTCGGTGAACATGACACATATGAAGAAGCCTACAACAGGGGAATCACAACAATCAGGAGTCTTGTGGATGCCTGCTTGCTAGAAACACATGAGATGGATTTTGTGAAGATGCACGATGTGGTTCGTGATGTTGCTAAATGGATAGCTAATACCTTTGGGGATGATTACACTTGTGTTTTTCAAGCTGGAATTGGGTTGACTGAGATATCACATATTAAAGTATCAGCTTCTGTCAACAGAATATCTTTCGTAAGCAACAAAATTCAATGTCTACCTGATTGCTTCACGGAATGCCCAGAGGCAACGTCTTTGCTTTTGCAAGACAATGAACCCCTTGTGAAAATTCCCAATGAATTCTTCTGGTCATTTCCAGCTCTAAGAGTTGTGAATCTGAGTGCAACTGGTATTAGAGCACTGCCTTGTTCCATCAATAGTCTACGTCAACTACGTGCTCTAATACTACAGAATTGCAAAGGGCTGAAAGAGTTACCACCTATTGGTAATCTTTGCAATTTGCAATTGCTTGATTGTGACAATACAAGGTTACGTTGTCTTCCGCAAGGAATGGACAAGTTGACGAATCTGAGGTTATTAAATATGCCTGAATCGGATTTGGAGAGTAGCATCAGCCAAGGATTTTTCCTCAAATTGTCTAGcgttgaaataataaatatgacgGGTAGCTGTCTTGGATCAACTTCTTTTGATGAGATATCGTCTCTACACAATCTGACATCTCTTTATATCAGATCGGATAGCTCATCAATTTTCAATAGAGACCACACCTGGATGACTAGATTGAAACGGTTTCGTATTGAAGTTGGGAAAACTTCAATGTACGTACCATTCAATAAGTCGAGAAGGGAAATAATCGTCTCCAAGTGTGAAATTTTCAGTAGCAGAGTGGTTTCAGGCATGTTCCAGTTTGCTTCACATTTGTACTTTGAAGAATTCATTGGTTTCAGGAAGTTGTTTGCGTACAACAGTTTTGACGGATTAAAATCACTACATGTTGAGAGTTGTTCTTGTGATATCGGATCAGCGGAAGACCCTTTGCCAAATCTGGAACATCTCAGCCTTGTTTATGTAGATAATTTGAAGAGTGTTTCTGATTTCGGTCATCTAAGATTTTCTAAATTACGCCGACTGGACATTAACATTTGTGACAGTTTAACATGTCTGTTCAATGTTAGTGTAGGTTTCTCTGTACCTTTGGAAGAAATTACAATTAGCTATTGTGAAGAGCTTGTAGAGTTGTTTGTGCGATGCAGCGCAAGTCAAATTCCAAGAGTCCGGAAGTTAGTGTTGAGATACTTACCAAAATTAGGAACGTTGGGGGAGCCGTGGGAACACCTGGAGGAACTTAAAGTGATATCTTGCAATGAAATAAGGAAGTTGCCTCTCTCTAGC ACCTCCAACAACATCAAAGTGATAAGAGGAACACCAGATTGGTGGAGCCATTTGGAGTGGGACGACGAAAAATTCAAGTCAAATTTAGACCATTGTTTCACAGAATCCTACTGGTAG